One genomic segment of Paenibacillus durus includes these proteins:
- the sufD gene encoding Fe-S cluster assembly protein SufD, with translation MTTQTILPVDAGRLSELSLRSGEPEWLKESRLKALELAAELELPKLEKTRIDRWNINQYGSYKESAAITALNEAPSSIAALVGSSEEGSLIIQRNSGAVYTRLAPELAEQGVIFTDLQTAVKEHGELVRRYLHTAVKPEEHSVAALHAALWNGGVFLYIPKNVVVDTPVQAVFLTDDAEASFAPHVLIVADSNSSVTYVDNYVSGKSEAGLHNGAVEVFACAGAKVRYATVHQFGADTTDVTYRRAIVENDGTVEWIVGEMNDGDTASDTKSVLKGNGASSDAKVIAVGSGSQKLNYTTQAQHFGKNTPSNMITRAVMRENATSIINGITKIEKGATRADGQQTEKVLMLSPKARGDANPILLIDEDDVTAGHAASVGQVNPEQIYYLMSRGISRSDAEKLVIYGFLAPVVSQIPLEGLRNQLKSLVERKLGQ, from the coding sequence ATGACTACGCAAACCATTCTTCCGGTGGACGCCGGCCGATTGAGCGAACTATCGCTGAGAAGCGGCGAGCCGGAATGGCTGAAAGAAAGCCGTCTCAAGGCGCTTGAGCTGGCCGCAGAACTGGAATTGCCGAAGCTGGAGAAGACTCGGATTGATCGCTGGAATATAAATCAATACGGCAGCTATAAAGAAAGTGCGGCGATCACCGCATTGAACGAAGCGCCTTCCTCCATTGCCGCGCTGGTAGGCAGCTCGGAGGAAGGAAGCCTTATTATCCAACGGAATTCCGGAGCGGTCTATACACGGCTCGCCCCGGAGCTGGCGGAACAGGGTGTAATCTTCACGGATCTGCAAACTGCGGTTAAGGAGCACGGAGAGCTAGTGCGGCGGTACTTGCACACCGCGGTCAAACCGGAGGAGCATTCGGTTGCGGCTCTGCACGCGGCGCTGTGGAACGGTGGCGTATTCCTGTACATTCCGAAAAATGTAGTGGTCGATACACCGGTTCAGGCTGTATTCCTGACAGATGACGCGGAGGCTTCATTTGCTCCCCATGTTCTAATCGTTGCAGATAGCAACAGTTCGGTAACTTATGTTGACAACTATGTATCGGGCAAGAGCGAAGCCGGACTTCACAACGGCGCAGTGGAAGTGTTCGCCTGCGCCGGAGCGAAGGTCCGCTACGCTACGGTGCATCAATTCGGTGCTGATACCACGGATGTTACGTATCGCCGCGCGATCGTGGAGAATGACGGAACGGTCGAGTGGATTGTCGGCGAAATGAACGACGGCGATACGGCCAGCGACACAAAGTCGGTGCTTAAGGGCAACGGGGCAAGCTCCGACGCAAAAGTTATCGCGGTAGGCTCAGGCTCGCAGAAGCTCAACTACACGACGCAGGCGCAGCATTTCGGCAAGAACACGCCAAGCAATATGATTACCCGTGCGGTTATGCGTGAGAACGCCACGTCGATTATCAACGGAATTACCAAAATCGAGAAAGGCGCTACGCGAGCTGACGGCCAGCAGACGGAAAAAGTGCTAATGCTTAGCCCTAAGGCACGCGGCGACGCCAATCCGATTCTACTTATAGACGAGGACGATGTTACCGCAGGTCATGCCGCTTCCGTAGGGCAGGTTAATCCGGAACAAATCTATTATCTGATGTCCCGCGGTATTTCGCGTTCGGATGCGGAGAAACTGGTTATTTATGGCTTCCTTGCGCCGGTAGTGTCGCAAATTCCACTTGAGGGACTGCGTAATCAGCTTAAGTCTCTCGTGGAAAGGAAGTTGGGCCAATGA
- a CDS encoding cysteine desulfurase has translation MNSSIRELFPILNQNVNGHPLVYLDSAATSQKPRQVIEAIKAYYELDNSNVHRGVHTLGSRATDAYEGAREKVARFINAHSTKEIIFTRGTTTALNLVASSYGPSAVGEGDEIVITLMEHHSNLIPWQQLAKKTGATLKFIPLQKDGTILLEDAEKTITDNTKIVSVAYVSNVMGVTSPVKEIAAIAHRHGAVMVVDGAQSTPHMKVDVQDLDCDFYALSGHKMCGPTGIGALYGKRALLEAMDPIEFGGEMIDDVGLYDSTWKELPWKFEGGTPIIAGAVGLGAAIDFLQEVGLDEIHRHEIKLADYAEQRLAEVEGISIYGPRNREVGVITFNLGDVHPHDVATVLDAEGIAVRAGHHCCQPLMRWLEVSSTARASLYLYNTEEDIDRLASALIRTKEYFADAIG, from the coding sequence ATGAACAGCTCTATCCGGGAACTATTCCCCATCCTGAACCAGAATGTTAACGGCCATCCGCTCGTATATCTGGATAGTGCCGCGACATCGCAGAAGCCACGGCAGGTAATTGAAGCGATCAAGGCTTACTACGAGCTTGATAATTCCAACGTTCATCGCGGCGTCCATACGCTGGGCAGCCGCGCAACCGATGCTTATGAAGGAGCCAGAGAGAAGGTTGCCAGATTTATTAACGCCCATAGTACCAAAGAAATCATATTTACCCGTGGTACGACGACGGCTCTTAATCTGGTAGCTTCCTCTTATGGTCCTTCCGCCGTCGGCGAGGGCGATGAGATCGTGATTACCCTGATGGAGCATCACAGCAACCTGATTCCGTGGCAGCAGCTCGCCAAGAAGACGGGAGCGACTCTTAAGTTCATTCCGCTTCAGAAAGATGGAACCATTCTGCTGGAAGACGCCGAGAAGACGATTACGGACAACACCAAGATCGTCTCCGTGGCCTATGTCTCCAATGTAATGGGCGTTACCAGCCCGGTAAAAGAAATTGCGGCCATCGCACACCGGCACGGCGCGGTCATGGTGGTCGACGGCGCGCAGAGCACGCCGCATATGAAGGTTGACGTTCAGGATCTGGACTGCGACTTCTATGCCTTGTCCGGCCACAAAATGTGCGGGCCAACCGGTATCGGCGCCCTTTACGGCAAGAGAGCGCTGCTTGAAGCCATGGACCCGATTGAATTTGGCGGGGAAATGATTGATGACGTCGGTCTTTACGATTCGACCTGGAAGGAACTTCCCTGGAAGTTCGAGGGCGGCACGCCGATCATCGCGGGTGCAGTCGGCCTGGGAGCGGCGATTGACTTCCTTCAAGAGGTCGGTCTGGATGAGATTCACCGGCATGAGATTAAGCTCGCGGACTATGCGGAGCAGCGTCTGGCCGAAGTTGAAGGAATATCGATTTACGGACCGCGTAACCGGGAAGTGGGCGTCATAACCTTCAATTTGGGGGATGTTCACCCGCATGACGTAGCCACTGTGCTTGATGCGGAAGGAATAGCGGTCCGGGCGGGTCACCACTGCTGCCAGCCACTGATGCGCTGGCTGGAAGTTAGTTCTACGGCAAGGGCCAGCCTATACTTGTATAACACCGAAGAAGATATTGACCGGCTGGCCTCGGCATTAATCCGGACAAAGGAGTATTTCGCCGATGCAATTGGATGA
- the sufU gene encoding Fe-S cluster assembly sulfur transfer protein SufU, with translation MQLDDLYRRVIMDHYKNPRNRGLFEDDAMKVELNNPTCGDRITLQLKVEDGIVKEARYVGEGCSISMSSASMMTEVVKGKTVEKALDLASRFSALMKGEDVTFDDYEDLEALSGVNKFPARIKCATLAWNALRKGIDEEERHHH, from the coding sequence ATGCAATTGGATGATTTGTACAGACGTGTAATCATGGATCATTATAAGAATCCCCGGAACCGCGGCTTGTTCGAAGACGATGCTATGAAGGTGGAACTGAACAATCCTACCTGCGGCGACCGTATTACACTGCAGCTTAAGGTGGAAGACGGAATCGTAAAGGAAGCCCGGTATGTCGGCGAAGGCTGCTCGATCAGCATGTCCTCCGCTTCGATGATGACCGAAGTCGTTAAAGGAAAGACAGTGGAGAAGGCGCTGGATTTGGCCAGCCGGTTCTCTGCACTGATGAAGGGCGAGGACGTGACGTTCGACGATTACGAAGATTTAGAGGCCCTGTCCGGCGTTAACAAATTTCCGGCGCGGATCAAATGTGCGACTCTGGCCTGGAATGCGCTGCGCAAAGGCATCGACGAGGAAGAGCGGCATCACCACTAA
- the sufB gene encoding Fe-S cluster assembly protein SufB — protein MAKKAPEIEEYKYGFRDEHKAVFQTGKGLTPEIVKEISAIKNEPQWMLDFRLKSLEQFGKMPLPRWGGNLDELDFNDIQYYVRPSEKQGKTWEEVPSEIKETFDKLGIPEAEQKFLAGVSAQYESEVVYHSMQHDLEEQGVIFTDTDTALREHPEIFKQYFGTVIPPTDNKFAALNSAVWSGGSFIYVPKGVKCEIPLQAYFRINSENMGQFERTLIIADEDSFVHYVEGCTAPVYSTNSLHSAVVEIICKKNARVRYTTIQNWAPNIYNLVTKRAVAEENATMEWVDGNIGSKLTMKYPAVVLKGRGAKGSVLSIAVAGKGQHQDAGAKMIHLAPDTTSTIISKSISKHGGKVTYRGLASFGRQAEGAKSNIKCDTLIMDNESTSDTIPYNEIMNDNITLEHEATVSKVSEEQLFYLMSRGLTEAEATQMIVMGFIEPFTKELPMEYAVEMNRLIKFEMEGSIG, from the coding sequence ATGGCCAAAAAAGCGCCTGAAATTGAAGAGTACAAATATGGTTTTCGGGACGAGCACAAGGCGGTATTTCAAACGGGTAAAGGGCTGACTCCGGAAATTGTCAAGGAAATCTCGGCGATTAAGAATGAGCCGCAGTGGATGCTGGACTTCCGTCTGAAATCGCTCGAGCAATTCGGTAAAATGCCGCTGCCTCGTTGGGGAGGAAACCTTGACGAGCTGGATTTCAACGACATTCAGTATTATGTAAGACCATCCGAGAAGCAGGGCAAGACCTGGGAAGAAGTTCCTTCTGAAATCAAGGAAACATTCGATAAGCTCGGCATTCCAGAAGCTGAACAAAAGTTCCTTGCAGGTGTATCTGCACAATACGAATCCGAGGTTGTCTACCATAGCATGCAGCATGATCTTGAAGAGCAGGGCGTAATATTTACGGATACGGACACGGCTTTGCGTGAGCATCCCGAGATCTTTAAGCAGTATTTCGGCACTGTAATTCCTCCGACCGACAACAAATTCGCAGCGCTCAACAGCGCCGTTTGGTCGGGTGGAAGCTTTATCTACGTTCCAAAAGGCGTTAAATGCGAGATACCGCTGCAGGCTTACTTCCGGATCAACTCCGAGAACATGGGACAATTCGAAAGAACGCTGATCATTGCCGATGAGGACAGCTTCGTGCATTACGTTGAAGGCTGTACCGCCCCGGTATACAGCACGAACTCGCTGCACAGTGCGGTCGTAGAAATCATCTGCAAAAAGAATGCGCGTGTCCGCTACACAACCATTCAGAACTGGGCGCCGAACATCTACAACCTCGTTACCAAACGCGCGGTTGCGGAAGAAAACGCGACGATGGAATGGGTTGACGGCAACATCGGTTCCAAGCTGACGATGAAATACCCGGCGGTCGTTCTGAAAGGACGCGGAGCGAAAGGTTCCGTGCTCTCTATCGCGGTAGCCGGTAAAGGCCAGCACCAGGATGCCGGCGCCAAGATGATCCATTTGGCACCGGATACGACGTCCACCATTATTTCGAAGTCGATCAGTAAGCACGGCGGGAAAGTTACTTACCGTGGACTCGCTTCCTTCGGCCGCCAGGCGGAAGGCGCGAAGTCAAATATTAAATGCGATACGCTCATTATGGATAACGAATCCACTTCGGATACGATTCCTTATAATGAGATTATGAACGACAACATTACGCTGGAGCATGAAGCGACCGTCTCCAAGGTATCCGAGGAGCAGCTCTTCTACCTGATGAGCCGCGGCCTTACCGAAGCGGAAGCGACCCAGATGATCGTAATGGGCTTCATCGAGCCGTTCACCAAGGAACTGCCGATGGAATACGCCGTTGAGATGAACCGTCTTATCAAGTTCGAGATGGAAGGAAGCATCGGCTAG